The genomic stretch AATGCCAAGGTCAAACTGGTGGAGCCCAAGACCCTGGAAAGGAGCATGGGTAAGGCGAAAAGGATCGTTGACCGACGGGAACTTATCCAAAAATAGACAGGGAGGCCGTATGTCTGAACTTCGTAAGCGTTATGCCATTAAGCAACTTTCCATCTTTCTGGAGAACCGCAAAGGCCGGCTTCTTGAAGTCACTGAGGTGCTTTTTAAGGCCGCCGTCAACATTCGGGCCCTTTCTTTGGCCGAAAGTGCCGAGTTTGGCATCCTTCGCCTGGTAGTCAACAACCCCGAAAAGGCCAAGAATCTGCTGGCCTCCTCGGGCTTTACCGTCAAACAACAGGACGTCTTTGCCGTAGAGGTAGACGACAAACCAGGATCGTTCTATCAAGTGGTCAAGCTTCTGGCCGGAGCAGATATCAACATTGATTACACTTATGCCTTTGTGGGTAATTCTGACCGGGCCATTCTCATCTTCAAGGTGCCGGAGGCCAAGTTTGATGCCGCTCTGGAGGCTATCTCCCAAGGGGGCATCAAGTTGGTAGAACCTATCTTTTTCTACGATTAGTCTCTGAGGCTTTAGTAAGGCTATTTACGGCTTCTTTAGGAGATAAAGGTCCCCCCTGGGGGAGGATCACCAAAAAGGAAACATCACCCTGGGGCCCGCGGACTGTCGAGAGAAAACCACGATGGGCTTTTATTAGATGGGCAGCATAGCTCAGAAGACCTGGAAATGGCTGTCCAGCAGGACGGAAAAGGGGTGGCCTTATTCCTCCTCCCTCTTTAGAGCAGACGAAACAGCCGGTATAGGTACTAATGAAGACAAGGGCCTGAGAATCTCTCCGTTCAAGACAGATTCTCATGTGGGCTCCGGGAACAGCCTCCATGGCCGAAAGCAAAAGGGCCACCAGGGCTGATTCTAAGGCCTGTCTGTCGGCATCAACAAGTATATCCTCTCTTAGAGAACAAATGATGTAGTGTCCTCCCCGACGGGCCAAGTCCCCCAAGATGTCTAGGACTCCCTTTAAGACCTCACTCAAAGGAATGGGGCTTTTGGCCTCAGTTTTAAAGGAGAGTTGGGTGTAGCGAAGAAGGGTCTCTAGCTCCAGATTGACTATCTCGGCCTCTTTAAGGACGGATTTAAGAAGTCTGCCGCTGGCACCGGTAAATCTTATCCGGGAAATCAGTCGAGAAAAGAGGACTCCAGCCCTCTCAGACGGGGAAACCTGCGGAGAGGATCTTGAAACCATTTCCCACCTCCATTGGTTTACCCCCCTTAGCTCCCCCACAGATCAGGGTGCGGGAAAATAAGGCAAAAGTCAAGCGATAGTTGAGGCCTATTGGCTATTTTTGTGGGTCTGGGAGTTTTTATAAAGATCTCTCTCCGGGCCTCAAGAGACCACTTTTCTTGACCGTCTATAATGCTCATGGTAAAGATCTCCAGTCTTTTGGCAAAATGGAGCCAAAAAGTGGATAAAGAGAGCCCCGGTGCTGCGACTCTATCAGGTAATAAATGGAGAAATAAGGCCTATTCAGGCCCTAGAGAAAGGGTGCTGGGTCAATCTGGTATCCCCCTCAGAAGACGAGCTTCTTTTTGTCCAGAGAGAGCTTAAAGTTCTGCCGGAATTTCTTCGTTACCCTCTTGATGAGGAAGAAACCTCTCGAGTTGAAGTCGAAGAGGATCAAGTCCTAATTATTATTAAAGTCCCCGATGCCCGGATGGAAAATGACGTTATTCGCTACGAGACCATCCCTATCGGGATTATCCTCACCGAGGAGGCCTTCATCACCGTCTGTCTTAAGGAGTCTCCCGTCTTTGAAGAAATGGTCTCCGGTCGACATCGCATTCTTATCCAGAATGCCGCCCAGTTTGTCTTTGCCTTCTTTCTTAAAGTAGCTGGTCTT from Thermosulfuriphilus ammonigenes encodes the following:
- a CDS encoding acetolactate synthase, yielding MSELRKRYAIKQLSIFLENRKGRLLEVTEVLFKAAVNIRALSLAESAEFGILRLVVNNPEKAKNLLASSGFTVKQQDVFAVEVDDKPGSFYQVVKLLAGADINIDYTYAFVGNSDRAILIFKVPEAKFDAALEAISQGGIKLVEPIFFYD
- a CDS encoding HAMP domain-containing histidine kinase yields the protein MVSRSSPQVSPSERAGVLFSRLISRIRFTGASGRLLKSVLKEAEIVNLELETLLRYTQLSFKTEAKSPIPLSEVLKGVLDILGDLARRGGHYIICSLREDILVDADRQALESALVALLLSAMEAVPGAHMRICLERRDSQALVFISTYTGCFVCSKEGGGIRPPLFRPAGQPFPGLLSYAAHLIKAHRGFLSTVRGPQGDVSFLVILPQGGPLSPKEAVNSLTKASETNRRKR